A section of the Larus michahellis chromosome 1, bLarMic1.1, whole genome shotgun sequence genome encodes:
- the FBXO7 gene encoding F-box only protein 7 gives MKLRVRVQKRTAPLEVQGAEPTLGELRAQLRRALLPAWGYSSDTEFSITLNRKDALTEDQKTLASYGIVSGDLICLLLEEADGQPNLPPPPSTPPPLQNGHEPSTLTSNKSQSNSPKEEGQNKQSDKQKAQVEVQKSDERAGSSLEFPSGLVPEDDLEEGTGSYPSEPMLCSEAADGEIPHSLEMLYLSAECTSATDALIVLVHLLMMETGYVPQGTEAKAVSMPEKWRGNGVYKLQYTHPLCEEGSAGLTCVPLGDLVAINATLKINKEIKGVKRIQLLPASFVCFQEPEKVAGVYKDLQKLSRLFKDQLVYSLLAAARQALNLPDVFGLVVLPLELKLRIFRLLDVRSLISLSAVCRDLYTASNDQLLWRFMYLRDFRDPIARPRDTDWKELYKKKLKQKKEALRWRHMMFLPPTPHPIPFHPNPFYPNPFPPNPFPSNPIYPPMIIGGEYDERPTLPYVGDPINSLIPGPGEAPGQFPPFRPHFDPIGSLPGANPTLPGRAGPNDRFLPRPSRGRPMDIRRAFI, from the exons ATGAAGCTGCGTGTGCGGGTGCAGAAGCGGACGGCGCCGCTGGAGGTGCAGGGGGCGGAGCCAACGCTGGGGGAGCTGCGCGCGCAGCTGCGCCgggccctgctgcctgcctgggggTACAG ttCTGATACCGAGTTTTCAATAACATTGAACAGAAAAGATGCTCTCACAGAAGATCAGAAGACCTTAGCTTCATATGGGATTGTTTCTGGTGATTTGATATGCTTATTACTGGAAGAAGCAGATGGACAACCCAAcctacctcctcctccttctacTCCTCCCCCGCTTCAGAATGGTCATGAGCCGTCCACCTTGACCTCCAACAAAAGTCAGTCCAACAGTCCAAAAGAAGAAGGGCAAAATAAGCAATCTGACAAACAGAAAGCTCAGGTGGAAGTTCAAAAGAGTGATGAGAGG GCAGGATCCAGCCTAGAATTTCCTTCTGGATTAGTCCCAGAAGATGACCTGGAAGAAGGTACAGGTTCCTATCCCTCTGAACCCATGCTGTGCAGTGAAGCTGCTGATGGTGAAATACCACATTCCTTAGAGATGCTCTACCTTTCTGCTGAGTGTACCAGTGCCACTGATGCCTTGATTGTTCTAGTACATCTTCTCATGATGGAGACAGGCTACGTACCTCAG GGGACAGAAGCCAAGGCAGTGTCTATGCCAGAGAAATGGAGAGGGAATGGTGTTTATAAGCTACAGTACACACATCCCCTTTGCGAAGAAGGTTCTGCTGGTTTGACTTGTGTGCCTTTGGGAGATCTTGTTGCTATTAATG CAACGTTAAAAATCAACAAAGAGATTAAAGGTGTTAAGAGAATACAGCTATTGCCAGCATCCTTTGTTTGCTTTCAGGAGCCAG AAAAGGTTGCAGGTGTTTACAAAGATCTTCAGAAATTATCCCGTCTCTTTAAAGACCAGCTGGTTtactctcttctggctgctgcccGACAAG CTCTGAACTTGCCAGATGTGTTTGGGTTAGTGGTCCTTCCTCTTGAGCTTAAGCTTCGGATTTTCAGACTTCTGGATGTCCGTTCActcatctctctctctgctgtttgCCGTGATCTTTACACAGCTTCAAATGACCAGCTTCTATGGAGGTTTATGTATCTGCGAGATTTCCGAG ATCCTATTGCAAGACCTCGTGACACAGACTGGAAAGAA CTATACAAGAAAAAGTTGAAACAGAAGAAGGAGGCCCTGAGATGGAGGCACATGATGTTTCTGCCCCCTACACCTCATCCAATCCCCTTTCATCCCAACCCCTTCTATCCTAATCCCTTTCCTCCCAACCCCTTTCCATCCAACCCAATTTATCCCCCAATGATCATTGGTGGAGAATATGATGAGAGACCAACACTTCCATATGTTGGCGACCCAATTAACTCACTCATTCCTGGCCCAGGAGAAGCACCAGGCCAGTTTCCTCCATTCAGACCACATTTTGACCCAATTGGTTCCTTGCCTGGAGCAAACCCTACACTTCCAGGACGAGCTGGTCCCAATGACAGGTTTCTACCTCGACCCAGCCGGGGCCGCCCCATGGACATTCGCCGTGCATTCATTTGA